The Acidobacteriota bacterium nucleotide sequence TCACCGACGCTGCGGAGGAACTCCCGAAGCTCCTCCTCATCCATGGGATAGGTGTGCTCTTCGCTGGGGAAGCGCCTTTCTTCCACGTCCTGCCGATACTCGCTGAGGGCTCGGTGGATCTCTTCGCCTACCTCCGCGTAGCGTTTGACGAAGCGGGGCTGGAAGTCGTCGAAGAGGCCCAGCATGTCGTGGTAGACGAGCACCTGGCCGTCGCAGCCGACGCCGGCGCCGATGCCGATGGTGGGGATCCTCAGGCGCCGGCTGATGACCTCCGCCACCGGTGCTGGAACCGACTCCAGGACCAGCGAGAAGCAGCCCGCCGCTTCCAGGGCTAGAGCATCCTCCAGCAGCCCGCGGGCGGACTCGGCGGTTTTCCCCTGCACCCGATAGCCGCCCAGCTGAGAGATGCTCTGGGGGGTGAGGCCGATGTGCCCCATCACCGGGATGCCGCGCTCCACCAGTGCCCGCACCGTCGGCGCCATCACCCGGCCGCCTTCCAGCTTCACCGCTCCCATGCCACCCTCTTTGAGCAGCCGGCCGGCGTTGCGCAGGGCCTGGGGAATCTCCACCTGGTAGGAGAGGAAGGGCATGTCCCCCACCAGGAATCCCCGGCGGCTGCCGCGGGCGACGGCCCGGCAGTGGTGCACCAGCTCGTCCATGGTCAGGGGTACGGTGCTCTCCATTCCCAGCATCACCATGGCCAGGGAATCCCCCACCAGGATCACGTCGATGCCGGCGGCGTCCACCAGGCGGGCGGAGGACAGGTCGTAGGCGGTGACCATGGTGATGGGTTGCCCGCGACCTTTCTTGGCCTGGAGGTCGAGAAGGGTCACCGGTTTGAGACGGGTCTTTTGGGAGCGGGGGGGCTTCTTGGTGGCGGGCTCTTTGGTGGAGGGTTCTTCTTCGGGAGGCTTGGAATCGGGGGGTTGGGCGCTCACGATGACTATCCTCCCAAAGTCCGGGTTCGAGGAGGTCTGGCGGGTGGGGAGGTGCGGACGACGCAGTCCAGAG carries:
- the panB gene encoding 3-methyl-2-oxobutanoate hydroxymethyltransferase, whose amino-acid sequence is MVTAYDLSSARLVDAAGIDVILVGDSLAMVMLGMESTVPLTMDELVHHCRAVARGSRRGFLVGDMPFLSYQVEIPQALRNAGRLLKEGGMGAVKLEGGRVMAPTVRALVERGIPVMGHIGLTPQSISQLGGYRVQGKTAESARGLLEDALALEAAGCFSLVLESVPAPVAEVISRRLRIPTIGIGAGVGCDGQVLVYHDMLGLFDDFQPRFVKRYAEVGEEIHRALSEYRQDVEERRFPSEEHTYPMDEEELREFLRSVGE